In Candidatus Bathyarchaeota archaeon A05DMB-5, a single genomic region encodes these proteins:
- the gatE gene encoding Glu-tRNA(Gln) amidotransferase subunit GatE translates to MEIDYEKIGLKVGLEIHQQLDTSAKLFCQCKPELFKEQPEITFIRRLRPTQSELGQVDPAAYFEFQKGVKIQYEANRATSCLVEMDEEPPHPINMEAVETALTVALMMKAKPVDEIHVMRKTVIDGSNTTGFQRTCVTALNGEIKVGEKTVPIQHISLEEDAARIMGRENNTLHYRIDRLGIPLIEIATAPVINTPKEAEEIALTIGKILRATGKAKRGLGTIRQDLNISITNGALIEIKGVQELELLPQVIEYEIQRQLNLIKISQQLQKKGIKETQLKEEIHNVTNIFQQTQCKVIRKALDKKHQVLAVKLPKFKNLLKQELAPNLRLGTEMADRARFWGRVGGIFHTDELPAYGITTQEVEALKKAVKAENDDAIVFVADTPENAKDALKAVIERAKEAIKGVPEETRNVNPDGTSRYMRPRPGAARMYPETDIPPTQITQDYIKKINTQLPELPEQKLQRLTKEYKLNQKLAKQIMDSEYSQLFETIITESNISPTTVAAFLTETLKALKREGIETDKVSDTQIREIFKNVATGTLTKEAVQDVFVWLSKHENESLQKAISALGLETISEKELNATIDKIIAENEKLIRERGEGSFGILMGIIMKNLRGKIDAAQASKLLKEKLKTAAK, encoded by the coding sequence ATGGAAATCGACTACGAGAAAATCGGTTTGAAAGTAGGCTTAGAAATCCACCAGCAACTCGACACATCCGCAAAACTGTTCTGCCAATGCAAACCAGAACTCTTCAAAGAACAACCAGAAATCACATTCATACGCAGACTACGCCCAACCCAAAGCGAACTAGGACAAGTAGACCCCGCCGCATACTTCGAATTCCAAAAAGGCGTAAAAATCCAATATGAAGCAAACCGCGCAACATCATGCCTCGTAGAAATGGACGAAGAACCACCACACCCAATAAACATGGAAGCAGTCGAAACAGCCCTAACAGTCGCGTTAATGATGAAAGCCAAACCAGTCGACGAAATCCACGTAATGCGCAAAACAGTCATAGACGGCTCAAACACAACAGGCTTCCAAAGAACATGCGTAACCGCCCTAAACGGCGAAATCAAAGTTGGAGAAAAAACCGTCCCAATCCAACACATAAGCCTAGAAGAAGACGCAGCAAGAATAATGGGACGAGAAAACAACACACTACACTACCGCATAGACCGCCTAGGCATACCACTAATCGAAATCGCAACCGCACCAGTCATAAACACACCAAAAGAAGCAGAAGAAATCGCGCTCACAATAGGAAAAATACTAAGAGCCACAGGAAAAGCCAAAAGAGGCTTAGGAACAATCCGCCAAGACCTAAACATATCAATCACAAACGGCGCACTCATAGAAATCAAAGGAGTCCAAGAACTCGAACTACTACCACAAGTCATAGAATACGAAATCCAACGCCAACTAAACCTCATAAAAATAAGCCAACAACTCCAAAAAAAAGGAATCAAAGAAACACAACTAAAAGAAGAAATCCACAACGTAACCAACATATTCCAACAAACCCAATGCAAAGTAATCCGCAAAGCCCTAGACAAAAAACACCAAGTCCTAGCGGTAAAACTCCCAAAATTCAAAAACCTACTCAAACAAGAACTAGCGCCCAACTTACGCTTAGGAACAGAAATGGCAGACAGAGCAAGATTCTGGGGAAGAGTCGGCGGAATATTCCACACTGACGAACTACCCGCCTACGGCATAACAACCCAAGAAGTCGAAGCATTAAAAAAAGCCGTCAAAGCAGAAAACGACGACGCAATTGTATTCGTCGCAGACACACCAGAAAACGCCAAAGACGCCCTAAAAGCAGTCATAGAAAGAGCAAAAGAAGCCATAAAAGGCGTGCCGGAAGAAACCCGCAATGTAAACCCCGATGGGACATCACGCTACATGCGTCCCAGACCAGGCGCAGCAAGAATGTACCCAGAAACAGACATACCACCAACACAAATAACCCAAGACTACATAAAAAAAATTAATACACAATTGCCAGAACTTCCAGAACAAAAACTCCAACGCCTAACGAAGGAATACAAACTCAACCAAAAATTAGCCAAACAAATCATGGACTCAGAATACAGCCAATTATTCGAAACAATCATAACAGAAAGCAACATTTCACCCACAACAGTCGCAGCATTCCTCACAGAAACACTGAAAGCCCTAAAACGCGAAGGCATAGAAACAGACAAAGTTTCAGACACACAAATAAGAGAAATCTTCAAAAACGTAGCCACAGGCACATTAACAAAAGAAGCAGTACAAGACGTGTTCGTTTGGCTCTCAAAACACGAAAACGAAAGCCTACAAAAAGCAATCAGCGCTCTTGGCTTGGAAACAATCTCCGAAAAAGAACTAAACGCCACAATCGACAAGATAATTGCGGAAAATGAAAAATTGATTAGAGAACGAGGCGAAGGCAGTTTTGGCATTCTCATGGGCATAATCATGAAGAATTTACGTGGCAAAATCGACGCAGCCCAAGCAAGTAAACTGCTAAAGGAGAAACTGAAGACCGCAGCGAAATAG
- the gatD gene encoding Glu-tRNA(Gln) amidotransferase subunit GatD produces MGGEQKFSGYRGKALEVIKRAEVQIGDLVRITKNGEVYEGILIPRSEYGDEKHVVIKLKSGYNIGVRITPDTKIERIGKGAKPTFTPPEPPEQNPQLPKVVIISTGGTIASRVDYRTGAVRPALTASDLYSVVPELANIARIDAHILFSLFSENITPAHWTETAEATAKQISAGVEGVVIAHGTDTMGYTAAALSFALQNLPVPVILVGSQRSADRPSSDAATNLIGAVTAAAKAPFAEVAIAMHETTSDTTIILHKGTKVRKCHTSRRDTFKTINATPLARVQDQKITMLTENYQKRDPTKKLILKPKFNEKVALIKFYPGMNPALINYYVDNEYKGIILEGTGLGHVGKYCFNAIKDAVKHDVMVAMTSQCIWGRVNMNVYDSGRDLLALGVIPLEDMLPETALVKLMWIFGQTQNLEEAKKLLKTNIAGEFSPRTIPEKIGEE; encoded by the coding sequence ATGGGTGGAGAACAGAAATTTTCAGGGTATAGGGGTAAGGCTTTAGAGGTTATTAAAAGGGCTGAAGTCCAGATAGGCGATTTAGTACGTATAACAAAAAACGGAGAAGTCTACGAAGGCATACTTATCCCGCGTTCTGAATATGGAGACGAAAAACACGTAGTTATAAAATTGAAAAGCGGCTACAACATTGGCGTCCGTATAACACCTGACACAAAAATAGAACGGATAGGCAAAGGTGCAAAACCCACATTCACCCCACCAGAGCCGCCAGAACAAAATCCCCAACTGCCCAAAGTCGTCATAATCAGCACTGGCGGAACAATCGCCAGCCGAGTGGACTACAGAACAGGCGCCGTACGCCCAGCACTAACAGCAAGCGACCTATACAGCGTAGTCCCAGAACTAGCCAACATAGCACGAATAGACGCACACATACTATTCAGCCTATTCAGCGAAAACATCACACCCGCCCATTGGACAGAAACCGCAGAAGCCACCGCCAAACAAATCTCCGCTGGCGTAGAGGGCGTCGTAATCGCACACGGAACAGACACAATGGGCTACACAGCCGCAGCCCTAAGCTTCGCCTTGCAAAACCTACCCGTACCCGTAATCCTCGTAGGCTCACAACGCTCAGCAGACCGCCCAAGCTCAGACGCAGCAACAAACCTAATAGGCGCAGTAACCGCAGCCGCAAAAGCTCCATTCGCCGAAGTCGCAATAGCCATGCACGAAACAACATCAGACACCACAATAATACTCCACAAAGGAACAAAAGTCAGAAAATGCCACACAAGCAGAAGAGACACCTTCAAAACAATCAACGCCACGCCACTAGCACGCGTACAAGACCAAAAAATAACCATGCTAACAGAAAATTACCAAAAACGCGACCCAACAAAAAAATTAATTCTAAAACCAAAATTCAACGAAAAAGTCGCACTAATCAAATTTTATCCAGGAATGAACCCCGCCTTAATCAATTATTATGTGGATAACGAATACAAAGGAATAATTCTTGAAGGAACAGGCTTAGGACATGTTGGAAAATACTGCTTCAACGCCATAAAAGACGCTGTAAAACACGATGTCATGGTTGCCATGACTTCCCAATGCATCTGGGGACGCGTAAACATGAACGTCTACGACTCAGGACGCGACCTACTCGCTTTAGGCGTGATTCCATTAGAAGACATGCTTCCAGAAACAGCCCTCGTCAAGCTAATGTGGATTTTCGGACAAACCCAAAACCTAGAAGAAGCCAAAAAACTACTAAAAACAAACATAGCAGGCGAATTTTCACCACGAACAATCCCAGAGAAAATAGGCGAAGAGTAA
- a CDS encoding EVE domain-containing protein, whose translation MRCWLCVTSPENWEKSKNTGSGGLEDRYEITVKKLTLGDVFVFYVKQPVGAITGVYIVSSKWYYNEKPVGWSKIFPYRVRITPLLVPPTPIKLDDKRVEELLFFTDKSRDARRSFFLASMFPIPDDDCRTIIAWLEEEISKQKVLTGS comes from the coding sequence ATGCGATGTTGGCTTTGTGTAACAAGTCCTGAAAATTGGGAAAAGTCAAAGAACACAGGCTCTGGGGGTCTTGAAGACCGTTATGAGATAACTGTGAAAAAACTCACATTAGGCGATGTTTTCGTATTTTATGTTAAGCAACCTGTTGGAGCAATCACTGGAGTTTACATAGTGTCCTCTAAATGGTATTATAATGAGAAACCCGTAGGATGGTCTAAAATATTCCCCTATAGAGTCAGAATAACCCCTTTATTGGTTCCGCCAACTCCGATTAAGTTGGATGACAAACGGGTCGAAGAACTACTATTTTTCACAGACAAGTCTAGGGATGCTCGAAGAAGCTTTTTTCTGGCATCAATGTTTCCGATTCCTGATGATGACTGTCGAACTATAATAGCGTGGTTGGAAGAGGAAATATCAAAACAGAAGGTTTTAACTGGCTCATAA
- a CDS encoding tRNA uridine(34) 5-carboxymethylaminomethyl modification radical SAM/GNAT enzyme Elp3: MHFSLVVAGLSAGKALRELVDALMRISKPTSSDVNRVKMQVAAKYQLDRVPSNSEIIRLLKPEEKGKLLPVLRRKATRTISGVTVVAVMTKPYACPQPQPCAYCPGGPVFGVPQSYTGFEPAAMRGLQSGFDPFLQVKSRIEQLRAIGHVVDKVELIVMGGTFPAMPLDYQEWFVRRCLDAVTEKESANLEEAKRNAETSRVRNVGITVETRPDWAKEAHVDNMLGMGVTRVELGVQNPDDSVYRLVGRTHTVGDVVDATRIMKDAGLKVAYHLMPGMPGSDWEKDLEVFRRVFVEPAFKPDMVKIYPCLVLKGTKAYEWFVRGEYKPYSSEEAAEFIVEVKKFVPRWVRVMRVQRDIPAGLIVAGVKRSNLRQLVLEKLKERGIRCDCIRCREVGHRLLVDGVKPDSENVGVFTTKYAASEGEEIFISAEDRVNDVLVGYLRLRVPSAKAHRPEIKAEPCAIVRELHVYGPLVPVGKHLAKAWQHKGYGGILLGEAERIVREEYGFGKILVISALGTKRYYMRFGYTYDGAYMSKRLS; this comes from the coding sequence ATGCATTTTAGTTTGGTTGTTGCGGGTTTGAGTGCGGGTAAAGCCTTAAGGGAACTTGTTGATGCTTTAATGCGGATTTCAAAGCCTACGAGCAGTGATGTTAATAGGGTTAAGATGCAGGTTGCTGCGAAGTATCAGCTTGATAGGGTGCCGTCGAATTCTGAAATTATTCGTTTGCTCAAGCCTGAAGAGAAGGGTAAGTTGTTGCCGGTTTTGCGGAGAAAAGCTACGCGAACTATTTCTGGCGTGACGGTTGTGGCTGTTATGACGAAGCCTTATGCGTGTCCGCAACCGCAACCTTGTGCTTATTGTCCTGGTGGTCCAGTTTTTGGTGTTCCGCAGAGCTATACGGGGTTTGAGCCTGCTGCGATGCGTGGTTTGCAGAGTGGGTTTGACCCGTTTTTGCAGGTTAAAAGCCGTATTGAGCAGTTGCGGGCGATTGGGCATGTTGTGGATAAGGTTGAGTTGATTGTGATGGGTGGGACTTTTCCTGCTATGCCTTTAGATTATCAGGAGTGGTTTGTGCGGCGGTGTTTGGATGCGGTTACGGAGAAGGAGTCTGCGAATCTTGAAGAAGCGAAAAGAAATGCGGAGACAAGTAGGGTTCGTAATGTTGGCATAACTGTGGAGACGCGTCCTGATTGGGCTAAGGAAGCGCATGTGGATAACATGCTTGGCATGGGTGTGACGCGTGTGGAGTTGGGCGTGCAAAATCCGGATGATAGTGTTTATCGTTTGGTTGGTAGAACGCATACGGTTGGGGATGTTGTGGATGCTACGCGGATAATGAAGGATGCTGGTTTGAAAGTAGCGTATCATTTGATGCCTGGAATGCCGGGTTCAGATTGGGAGAAGGATTTGGAGGTTTTTAGGAGGGTTTTTGTTGAACCAGCCTTTAAGCCTGATATGGTTAAGATTTATCCGTGTTTGGTTTTGAAGGGTACTAAGGCGTATGAGTGGTTTGTGAGGGGTGAGTATAAGCCTTATTCGAGTGAGGAAGCGGCTGAATTTATTGTTGAGGTTAAGAAGTTTGTTCCGCGTTGGGTTCGTGTTATGCGTGTTCAGCGTGATATTCCTGCTGGTTTGATTGTTGCTGGTGTTAAGCGTAGTAATTTGCGTCAGTTGGTTCTGGAGAAGCTTAAGGAGCGAGGCATAAGGTGTGATTGTATTCGTTGTAGGGAGGTTGGGCATAGATTGCTGGTTGATGGTGTTAAGCCAGACTCGGAGAATGTGGGTGTTTTTACTACGAAGTATGCTGCGTCTGAGGGCGAGGAAATTTTCATTTCAGCGGAGGATAGGGTGAATGATGTTTTGGTTGGGTATTTGCGGTTGCGTGTTCCTTCGGCGAAAGCGCATAGACCGGAAATAAAGGCAGAACCTTGCGCTATTGTGCGGGAGTTGCATGTTTATGGACCATTAGTGCCGGTTGGCAAACACTTAGCAAAAGCTTGGCAGCATAAGGGTTATGGAGGTATATTGTTGGGTGAAGCTGAGCGCATAGTGAGGGAAGAGTATGGTTTTGGGAAGATTTTGGTTATCAGCGCTTTGGGCACGAAGCGGTATTACATGCGGTTTGGTTATACGTATGACGGAGCATACATGTCAAAAAGGCTAAGTTAA
- a CDS encoding amidohydrolase, which produces MNQKQPRAEAVAIHNEKIVAVGSNKEIRRYIGNKTEVINAKNKTVIPGLVDCHVHMTSFGQFPQTLDLRNVQSIKAIQQKLRDYACENSEKSWILGGRWDQEKFAEKRLPTRWDLDAAVADKPVFLTRVCGHIAVANTKALQLAGITKEIVVEGGKIDLDRANGEPNGILRESAMELVWKCIPKPTRKELEEACVMACERAVEAGLTGVHWLLNSAEEMRIIQKLYAEGKLPLRVYLGFPLNLLDELISLGLLSGFGNDMIKVGFVKLFADGSLGARTAALKQPYADKPETCGIMLYSQRKLNRLVLKGHKAGLQLAVHAIGDCAVEAVLKAYGKALRVFPRVNHRHRIEHCSVLNPQLIRRMKRLGLVASVQPHFVVSDFWVVDRVGNARARWVYPFKTLVKEGLVVVAGSDCPVEPISPLLGVWAAVARKSFPEEKLSVEEALRAYTVNAAFASFDEDKRGLIAVGKFADLVVLSDDLFEVSPDKIRNVAVEMVIVAGKVVYARKQLRV; this is translated from the coding sequence TTGAACCAGAAACAGCCACGTGCAGAAGCAGTAGCCATTCATAACGAAAAAATTGTCGCAGTAGGTTCAAACAAGGAAATTCGCAGATACATAGGCAACAAAACAGAAGTAATCAACGCAAAAAACAAGACAGTCATTCCTGGGCTCGTTGACTGCCACGTGCACATGACAAGCTTCGGGCAGTTCCCGCAAACTTTAGACCTTCGCAATGTACAATCCATAAAAGCGATACAACAGAAACTCCGAGATTACGCATGTGAAAACTCTGAGAAAAGCTGGATTTTGGGTGGCAGATGGGACCAAGAAAAATTCGCTGAAAAACGCCTTCCAACACGCTGGGATTTAGACGCTGCAGTTGCAGACAAGCCTGTCTTTCTAACACGCGTTTGCGGTCACATAGCGGTTGCTAACACTAAAGCTTTGCAGTTGGCGGGGATAACTAAGGAAATTGTTGTTGAAGGTGGAAAAATAGACTTGGACAGAGCCAATGGAGAGCCTAATGGAATTTTGCGAGAAAGCGCGATGGAACTTGTCTGGAAATGCATTCCTAAACCAACTCGAAAAGAGCTTGAAGAAGCATGCGTTATGGCGTGTGAAAGAGCTGTTGAAGCTGGACTTACCGGTGTTCATTGGCTTCTGAATTCTGCCGAAGAAATGCGCATAATACAAAAGCTTTATGCTGAAGGAAAACTGCCTTTAAGAGTTTATTTAGGCTTTCCACTGAATCTTTTAGACGAATTAATCAGTTTAGGCTTGCTCTCAGGTTTTGGGAATGACATGATTAAAGTAGGATTTGTAAAGCTCTTCGCTGATGGTTCTTTGGGTGCACGGACTGCGGCTTTGAAGCAGCCTTATGCTGATAAGCCTGAAACGTGTGGTATTATGCTTTATTCGCAGAGGAAACTTAACAGGCTTGTTTTGAAAGGGCATAAGGCTGGTTTGCAGTTGGCTGTTCACGCTATAGGCGATTGCGCTGTGGAAGCGGTTTTGAAGGCTTATGGAAAGGCTTTGCGTGTTTTTCCGCGTGTGAATCATAGGCATAGGATTGAGCATTGTTCGGTTCTTAATCCACAACTGATTAGGCGCATGAAACGTTTAGGTTTAGTAGCATCTGTGCAGCCGCATTTTGTTGTTTCAGACTTTTGGGTTGTTGACCGTGTTGGCAATGCCAGAGCACGTTGGGTTTACCCGTTTAAGACTTTGGTGAAGGAAGGGTTGGTTGTTGTTGCTGGTTCGGATTGTCCTGTTGAGCCTATTAGTCCGTTGTTGGGGGTTTGGGCTGCTGTTGCGAGGAAGAGTTTTCCAGAGGAAAAGCTTAGTGTAGAAGAAGCGTTGAGGGCTTATACAGTAAATGCGGCTTTTGCTTCTTTTGACGAGGATAAGCGAGGGTTGATTGCGGTTGGAAAGTTTGCGGATTTGGTTGTTTTGTCGGATGATTTGTTTGAAGTTTCGCCTGACAAGATTAGGAATGTTGCGGTGGAAATGGTGATTGTTGCTGGAAAAGTGGTTTATGCGCGAAAGCAACTGCGTGTTTAG
- a CDS encoding 30S ribosomal protein S30e produces MPTHGSLSKAGKVRSQTPKIQPTPKKSPSPRFRNKRNYEKRLVLQRKPGQNWV; encoded by the coding sequence ATGCCTACGCACGGTTCGCTTTCAAAAGCTGGAAAAGTTAGGTCTCAAACTCCAAAGATTCAGCCTACACCGAAGAAAAGCCCCAGCCCACGCTTTAGAAATAAGCGTAATTATGAGAAAAGACTGGTTTTACAGAGAAAGCCTGGACAAAACTGGGTTTAG
- a CDS encoding HNH endonuclease — translation MRELWDEEERRPTPTKTLKKIVYERDKGRCRICGAKVDPFNFEIGHDRAHSKGGKLTLKNAILLCPTCNRSMQTLSLKQVRKKLGLPETPEDRSKKLLQKLSLRELKYLAQKHRIKVKGRVSEDWFSKTKLPPSKRQYVNVLAKELNEAQIKREIRNLPKTERKKKRKKSDTWFF, via the coding sequence GTGAGAGAATTGTGGGATGAAGAAGAAAGAAGACCCACGCCGACGAAAACCTTGAAAAAAATAGTTTATGAGAGAGATAAGGGCAGATGTCGCATCTGTGGGGCGAAGGTTGACCCTTTCAATTTTGAAATTGGTCATGATAGGGCTCATTCAAAGGGTGGAAAATTGACTTTAAAGAACGCCATCCTGCTCTGCCCTACCTGTAACAGGTCAATGCAAACACTTTCATTGAAGCAAGTTAGAAAAAAGCTTGGCTTGCCTGAAACGCCGGAAGATAGAAGCAAGAAACTTTTGCAAAAGCTGAGTTTACGTGAACTTAAGTATCTCGCACAAAAACACAGAATTAAAGTTAAAGGTAGAGTTTCTGAAGATTGGTTTAGCAAGACCAAATTGCCCCCATCCAAGCGCCAATATGTTAACGTTCTGGCTAAGGAACTCAATGAAGCACAAATTAAACGTGAAATCAGGAACCTTCCAAAAACAGAACGCAAAAAGAAAAGAAAGAAAAGCGACACTTGGTTTTTCTAG
- a CDS encoding rhodanese-like domain-containing protein, which yields MKANCHLAFITRKVVSCVLLIAMFLTAFNVAPAFAQSEGSTVQSYENISVNTAHSMIMNSAFLNLVILDVRCQCEYDIGHLYGAILVPYDQLEARIGELEEYRNHEIIIYCRSGYRSQIACEILAEYNFTEVYNMVGGIIAWIEAGYPIWTTSHYVTVNFVDDEILLKIEPLLVRLSSCASCAQNQTYPSCSNPLNITSTVLEQRENFTKILVTYEVNGTERNITIAETMLWSYKESSDEANRTVTFIFTEFTVDDSSMQFYSLDYLVNSVNYNLTTHTTLLIVNTESYNGSFTFINYAPIENSEVKTLEFVEINSSLTLSQLYAVLGKAAKEIGKVYEKSEDASVMPLAQAYSRMNEEAKHLSKLVEKQLLQYNHKILHSSAIIMDMLTPGEDGGGAGPPPPPAGGCGIACCLVCEILCNAFLGEVCILVCIFTAGFACWICDFLATYPELGGIGCDLFCQYIGWC from the coding sequence ATGAAAGCAAACTGTCATTTAGCTTTCATCACTCGCAAAGTAGTTTCTTGCGTCCTTCTCATTGCTATGTTCTTGACTGCTTTCAATGTAGCACCCGCCTTCGCTCAGTCCGAGGGTTCAACCGTTCAAAGTTATGAAAACATAAGTGTAAACACAGCTCACAGCATGATAATGAACAGTGCATTCCTAAACCTCGTTATCTTGGATGTTCGATGTCAATGCGAATATGACATAGGGCACTTATACGGCGCAATTCTGGTACCCTATGATCAGCTTGAGGCGAGGATTGGTGAGCTTGAGGAATACCGAAACCACGAAATAATAATTTATTGCAGGTCAGGGTACAGAAGTCAAATAGCCTGCGAAATTCTCGCCGAGTATAACTTCACAGAAGTATACAACATGGTTGGCGGCATCATTGCCTGGATAGAGGCTGGCTACCCAATCTGGACAACATCGCATTATGTCACGGTAAACTTTGTGGACGACGAAATTCTGTTGAAGATAGAACCTTTGCTTGTCCGTCTTTCATCTTGCGCTTCATGTGCACAGAATCAGACGTATCCAAGCTGTAGCAATCCTTTGAACATAACGTCTACTGTGTTAGAGCAGAGAGAAAATTTCACAAAAATCTTAGTGACGTATGAAGTTAACGGTACCGAACGTAATATCACTATTGCTGAAACCATGCTATGGAGTTATAAGGAATCTTCAGATGAAGCTAACAGAACAGTCACCTTTATTTTCACCGAGTTCACTGTAGATGATTCATCCATGCAATTCTATAGTCTGGACTATCTGGTCAATAGTGTTAATTACAATTTGACAACCCACACCACACTCTTAATCGTCAACACAGAAAGCTATAACGGCTCATTCACGTTCATTAACTATGCCCCAATAGAAAATTCCGAAGTCAAAACGCTGGAATTCGTCGAGATAAATTCTTCATTGACACTGTCTCAATTATATGCAGTGTTGGGCAAAGCAGCCAAAGAAATAGGAAAAGTCTACGAGAAAAGCGAAGATGCCAGCGTAATGCCTCTCGCTCAAGCCTACTCCAGAATGAATGAAGAAGCCAAACATCTCTCTAAACTGGTGGAGAAGCAACTCCTACAATACAACCATAAAATTCTCCATAGCTCAGCAATAATAATGGACATGCTGACTCCTGGGGAAGATGGAGGCGGAGCCGGTCCACCTCCACCGCCAGCTGGGGGATGTGGTATAGCATGCTGCTTGGTTTGTGAAATTCTTTGTAATGCTTTCCTTGGTGAAGTTTGCATTCTTGTATGCATCTTTACTGCAGGCTTTGCCTGTTGGATTTGTGATTTTCTGGCGACGTATCCGGAACTTGGAGGCATAGGTTGCGACCTCTTTTGTCAATACATTGGATGGTGCTGA
- a CDS encoding desulfoferrodoxin FeS4 iron-binding domain-containing protein: MTKVGDVYLCEICGNKVKVLEAGKGTLVCCGKPMKLVK; encoded by the coding sequence ATGACTAAGGTTGGAGATGTTTATCTCTGCGAAATATGTGGTAATAAAGTTAAAGTTTTGGAAGCTGGTAAGGGCACGTTGGTTTGTTGTGGTAAACCAATGAAGCTTGTCAAGTAG
- a CDS encoding glutamine synthetase — MQRALHFSEKNDVVKFVTENNIRIVNLCHIPEDGRLKTLSFSASDTSRIYEILEFGERVDGSNLFSFIEPGKSDIYIVPRLDKAFLNPFLPVPALNILCDYLDEHGKPLDVAPKNVLARAEEKLHSSRGVALKALAELEFYVISKVESDMLFPGTPDKNYHESAPFAKFESLRNEILVTLANIGISTKYGHSEVGWILSKDNTLMEQQEIEFLPQNLTDMAETIAIAKWVIRNTCAKYSASASFSPKIALEHAGNGLHIHLCGLKNGENIVANPNGTLSADALKMIGGILKFAPSLSAFGNPTPASYLRFVAHKESPMNICWSARNRLALIRIPLWWSFKKGIVEKNNCRETFEYRAPDPFANAYLLFAGVAVAINYGLEKSEETLKIAENLHVETVSGKRKRLKALPRSCNESAQHLRKDRRFYEANGIFPKQLIDKIIEKLKAYKDKDLWKSLADKPNKIENILKQYLHYG; from the coding sequence ATGCAAAGAGCATTACACTTCTCGGAAAAGAATGATGTAGTCAAGTTTGTCACAGAAAATAACATTAGAATAGTAAATTTGTGTCACATCCCCGAAGATGGACGATTAAAAACTTTAAGTTTTTCAGCAAGTGACACGAGTAGAATTTACGAAATTTTGGAATTTGGCGAGAGAGTTGATGGTTCAAACCTTTTCTCTTTCATTGAGCCTGGCAAGAGTGATATTTACATTGTGCCAAGACTTGACAAAGCATTTTTGAATCCTTTTTTGCCCGTGCCTGCATTAAATATTCTGTGTGACTATTTGGATGAGCATGGTAAACCTTTGGATGTTGCCCCCAAAAACGTTTTGGCTAGAGCGGAAGAAAAACTGCATTCTTCAAGGGGTGTTGCTCTAAAGGCTCTGGCTGAGCTAGAGTTTTACGTAATTTCCAAGGTGGAAAGCGACATGCTTTTTCCCGGAACGCCTGACAAAAATTATCATGAGTCTGCGCCTTTCGCGAAATTTGAAAGCCTAAGAAACGAGATTTTAGTAACGCTGGCTAACATTGGAATTAGCACAAAGTATGGTCACAGCGAAGTCGGCTGGATACTGAGTAAGGATAACACGCTCATGGAACAGCAGGAAATAGAATTTTTGCCACAGAATCTAACGGACATGGCTGAAACAATCGCCATTGCGAAATGGGTAATTCGTAACACATGCGCGAAATACAGCGCCTCTGCTTCATTCTCGCCGAAAATAGCCTTGGAACATGCAGGAAACGGATTGCACATTCACTTGTGCGGATTAAAAAATGGAGAAAACATAGTTGCTAATCCAAACGGAACTTTAAGCGCTGACGCATTGAAAATGATTGGTGGAATACTAAAGTTTGCACCAAGTCTTTCGGCATTTGGAAACCCAACACCAGCATCATACTTACGTTTTGTTGCGCACAAAGAGTCGCCTATGAACATTTGCTGGAGCGCCCGCAACCGCCTAGCTTTGATTCGCATTCCACTATGGTGGAGCTTCAAGAAAGGAATTGTAGAAAAAAACAATTGCCGAGAAACATTTGAGTACCGAGCGCCTGACCCATTTGCAAACGCTTACCTGCTTTTTGCTGGAGTAGCAGTTGCCATTAACTATGGACTGGAAAAATCCGAAGAAACGTTGAAAATTGCTGAGAACTTGCATGTTGAAACGGTAAGCGGCAAAAGAAAAAGACTTAAAGCCTTGCCACGCTCATGCAATGAATCCGCCCAACACCTACGAAAAGACAGACGCTTCTACGAAGCAAACGGCATTTTCCCAAAACAACTAATTGACAAAATAATAGAAAAGTTGAAGGCGTACAAGGACAAAGATTTATGGAAAAGCTTAGCAGACAAACCAAACAAAATCGAGAACATACTAAAACAGTATCTGCATTACGGCTGA